One part of the Clostridium thermosuccinogenes genome encodes these proteins:
- the flgK gene encoding flagellar hook-associated protein FlgK, protein MRSSFFGLNVAITGLYAAQRNLDTVGHNLSNINTEGYSRQENIQRASRAMLTYNGSGMVGTGTEVVSTVRIRDAYLDYKYWSENISLGEWEVKSTQLTELERLFNEPSMNKSGFNAIMDSFFNAISDLSKNPSDLSARRVVINRGVSMAKYFNSIATHLEKLQSDLNESVKLKVDEINALASQIAQLNQKIHTFEVGGDVANDLRDQRGVLVDKLSKIINIDVNEVVVGKLPNGENNTHFVITVSGKALVDHVNGYKLEVVQRDKKINVEEDIDRLYDVRWEDGNKLEITGGELKGYLDMRDGNEGLDQGNGQSPRFKGIPFYIRRLNEFVRKFALAFNEGIVQTAGGTDSWIKEHAGHADGYGMQKPGTTVNPTGIRFFTMTGWSNIDNKTTELTSDEFIDNADTVDDIVKKYKLITAKNFSVSGDLLNQQYGEYNLAASLDSGLGEDNSNLLNFLDMRENSHLFSEGTPEDYMTSLIATLGIDSQQAAQFFSSQENLTSHIDNRRVSVSGVSINEEMANLVKFQQAYNASAKMITTMAEIYDKLINGIGV, encoded by the coding sequence GTGAGGTCGTCATTTTTCGGTTTAAATGTCGCTATTACAGGACTGTACGCAGCACAGCGGAATTTGGATACCGTAGGACATAATCTATCTAATATAAATACCGAGGGGTATTCCCGTCAGGAAAATATACAGAGAGCATCACGGGCAATGTTGACATACAATGGTTCGGGGATGGTGGGAACCGGAACAGAAGTTGTTTCGACTGTGAGAATACGGGATGCATATCTCGATTACAAATACTGGAGCGAGAACATCTCTCTGGGCGAGTGGGAAGTTAAGAGCACTCAGTTGACGGAGCTGGAAAGGCTATTTAATGAACCATCTATGAATAAATCAGGATTTAATGCTATAATGGACAGCTTTTTCAACGCCATATCCGACCTTTCAAAAAACCCTAGCGACCTGAGCGCCAGAAGAGTAGTGATAAACAGGGGAGTGTCCATGGCGAAGTATTTCAACAGTATTGCCACCCATTTGGAGAAATTGCAGTCGGATTTGAATGAATCGGTAAAACTAAAAGTTGATGAGATAAATGCCCTTGCATCACAGATAGCTCAGTTAAACCAGAAGATACACACCTTTGAAGTCGGAGGGGATGTGGCCAACGATCTGAGGGATCAAAGAGGTGTGCTGGTGGACAAGCTGTCCAAGATTATAAATATTGATGTTAATGAGGTAGTGGTAGGAAAGCTGCCCAATGGTGAAAATAATACGCACTTTGTAATAACTGTAAGCGGCAAAGCCCTTGTGGATCATGTTAACGGATATAAGCTTGAGGTTGTGCAAAGGGATAAAAAGATAAATGTGGAAGAAGACATAGACAGGCTGTACGATGTTCGCTGGGAAGACGGCAACAAACTGGAGATTACAGGCGGAGAATTAAAAGGGTATCTCGACATGAGGGACGGAAATGAAGGCCTGGATCAGGGTAACGGGCAAAGCCCCAGATTTAAAGGCATACCTTTTTACATAAGAAGGCTCAATGAATTCGTCAGAAAATTTGCATTGGCTTTTAATGAGGGAATTGTCCAGACTGCCGGAGGAACAGACAGCTGGATTAAGGAACATGCAGGACATGCCGACGGTTATGGCATGCAAAAGCCAGGGACAACGGTTAATCCTACCGGTATAAGATTTTTCACCATGACGGGATGGTCAAATATAGATAATAAAACCACCGAACTGACATCGGATGAATTTATAGACAATGCCGACACTGTTGATGATATAGTAAAAAAATATAAGCTGATTACTGCTAAGAATTTCAGCGTAAGTGGAGACTTGCTGAACCAGCAGTATGGAGAGTATAATTTAGCGGCTTCGTTGGATTCGGGGCTTGGTGAGGACAATTCCAATCTTCTTAATTTTCTGGATATGCGTGAGAACTCACATCTATTCTCAGAGGGTACACCGGAAGATTATATGACATCACTGATTGCGACCCTGGGTATAGACTCTCAGCAGGCTGCTCAGTTTTTCAGCAGTCAGGAAAACCTCACCAGCCATATAGACAACAGGAGGGTATCGGTTTCGGGAGTATCCATCAATGAAGAAATGGCAAACCTGGTGAAATTCCAGCAGGCATATAATGCCTCGGCTAAGATGATTACCACCATGGCTGAGATTTACGATAAATTGATAAACGGAATCGGAGTATAA
- the flgK gene encoding flagellar hook-associated protein FlgK: MALGFGSLEIARSGLYTNERGLFVTGHNISNVNTLGYVRQQAMITTANYYNTMKYQLGLGADIAGIRQIRHQFLDNMYRSEAKTLGYWEARQKTFTDVQAILGEPMADGLQDSMNMFWDAWQELSKDPGSLTTRAMVRQRANTLIQYINHMGSQLDRLQEDLNSEIIVRIDEINDLTASIAKLNVEIAKAEAMGDAANDLRDQRNLNIDKLSKLIGCEVSEGKDGQVSITVGGYFIVNKDRFEPIKAVPNKPGSLFVAPAIGEENTILQINSGTLKGLLESRGEVKYTKGSTENGSPYDKLNLVFAFNLNDSVDARDELLVRIDSIVKTYTEKGIQVKLGFVTFDENGVRNSTTFANDVEDFKTQVGSLVFDGGVADAGDVSAALKDALDKTNQEDEDSGWTNAAKQFILFSESTVDVSDAANVDALIKQAKLMQKENAHTLIFSGDGNKDVLGAVSEISGDRFIISGLSTPDTSDDVAIDETILESMRNSIFGDVESTGNIIPDIRKQLNLIVSALVREVNRLHRSGTTLEGNPGEDFFVAIDPSYPLQMGNIQINPIFSDAIGGLNNIVASLNNSTGDNTIALEIANLRSMDLVGNFGQVQNLDEFYQSIIMLVGNGGSEATSILKSQDTLVNSIDNQRQSIMGVSMDEEMTNMMKYQFAYGASGRVINILDEMYDTIINRMGA, encoded by the coding sequence ATGGCTTTAGGTTTCGGCAGCCTTGAAATCGCAAGATCCGGGCTGTATACAAATGAACGTGGACTTTTTGTTACCGGGCATAACATATCCAATGTAAATACCCTGGGATATGTGAGACAGCAGGCTATGATCACTACAGCGAATTATTATAATACAATGAAATACCAGTTGGGTCTTGGCGCTGACATAGCAGGAATAAGGCAGATTCGCCATCAGTTCCTCGACAATATGTACCGCTCGGAAGCAAAGACCTTAGGTTATTGGGAAGCCCGGCAGAAAACTTTTACAGATGTCCAGGCTATCCTGGGAGAACCTATGGCTGATGGATTGCAGGACAGCATGAATATGTTCTGGGATGCATGGCAGGAGCTGTCTAAGGATCCCGGCAGCCTTACTACAAGGGCTATGGTAAGGCAGCGGGCGAATACCCTTATCCAGTACATAAATCATATGGGTTCCCAGTTGGATCGGCTGCAGGAGGATTTGAATTCTGAAATCATAGTCAGGATAGATGAAATAAATGACCTTACCGCGAGCATTGCAAAGCTTAATGTAGAGATAGCCAAGGCTGAAGCTATGGGAGATGCAGCCAATGACTTGAGGGATCAAAGAAATCTCAATATTGACAAGCTAAGCAAGCTGATCGGCTGTGAAGTAAGTGAGGGTAAGGACGGACAGGTTTCTATAACCGTAGGTGGATACTTTATAGTAAACAAAGATAGGTTTGAACCCATCAAAGCTGTTCCTAATAAGCCGGGAAGTCTTTTTGTAGCTCCGGCTATAGGGGAAGAAAACACGATCCTTCAGATAAACAGTGGTACGCTGAAAGGATTGCTGGAATCCAGAGGTGAAGTAAAATATACCAAGGGCAGCACGGAAAACGGCAGCCCTTATGATAAATTGAATCTCGTGTTTGCATTCAATCTGAATGATTCTGTGGATGCCAGGGATGAACTGCTGGTCCGAATAGACTCCATAGTGAAGACCTATACCGAAAAGGGTATACAGGTAAAGCTGGGTTTTGTTACCTTTGATGAAAACGGAGTCAGGAACAGCACAACCTTTGCGAATGATGTGGAAGATTTTAAAACTCAGGTGGGTTCGCTGGTTTTTGACGGAGGAGTTGCTGATGCAGGCGATGTGAGTGCCGCATTGAAGGATGCGCTGGACAAGACCAATCAGGAAGATGAGGATTCCGGTTGGACCAATGCTGCAAAGCAGTTTATTCTCTTCTCCGAATCAACGGTGGATGTATCCGATGCAGCCAACGTCGATGCTTTGATTAAGCAGGCAAAGCTCATGCAAAAGGAAAATGCCCATACTCTGATATTTTCCGGCGATGGAAACAAGGATGTTCTGGGGGCGGTTTCGGAAATATCGGGAGACAGGTTTATTATTAGCGGTTTGTCCACTCCTGATACCTCGGATGATGTGGCAATAGATGAGACCATCCTGGAGAGCATGCGAAACAGCATATTTGGTGATGTGGAAAGCACAGGGAATATAATACCGGATATAAGAAAACAGCTCAACCTTATTGTTAGCGCTTTGGTCAGGGAGGTCAACCGGCTGCACAGAAGCGGTACGACACTGGAGGGCAACCCGGGTGAGGATTTCTTTGTGGCAATCGATCCTAGTTATCCGCTTCAAATGGGAAATATACAGATCAATCCCATATTTTCCGACGCCATTGGAGGTCTTAATAACATAGTTGCTTCCTTGAACAATTCTACCGGAGACAACACAATAGCACTTGAAATAGCCAACTTGAGGAGCATGGATTTGGTAGGTAACTTTGGACAGGTACAGAATTTGGATGAATTTTATCAGTCGATAATTATGTTGGTGGGCAATGGAGGTTCGGAGGCGACAAGCATACTAAAGAGCCAGGACACCCTTGTAAATTCCATAGACAATCAAAGGCAATCCATCATGGGAGTATCCATGGATGAAGAGATGACCAATATGATGAAATATCAGTTTGCCTACGGGGCTTCCGGTAGGGTGATAAATATATTGGATGAGATGTATGATACGATAATTAACAGAATGGGGGCGTAA
- the flgL gene encoding flagellar hook-associated protein FlgL produces the protein MRTTNNMLINNMMFYMKSNLERVSKYQTQLATGKKITVPSDDPIVAARALRFRTDVSQVTQFQSNAKDANSWMDMTEDALGKMGNILQTVYDKAVEAANTGTQGFDERNSIRQEIMQLKDQIIHLANSSYAGRYIFSGYSTDSKLLNDDGTYAVSVSSRETAVITGALVNMPVTIDGTNNTFDISLTGGGYTTITLAPKAYTSLDELAADIQNAITTKDPDNLGGIRVKNNGGRLEFSLPNTVDSNGNYRQIYLRKGTNDLLSAVNIKTDVITGIVISKSEDINYQVGIGDLLNVNALGSEVFGSGVKGDMGELILKLNNFIDSLAYTDDRSYIYGQPLKADSLNPLTFTGNEEFSITIDGITYDHIKLSAKTYDGDAAANQTLDDLALDIQTQINNAIGADGYSVTVKNDNGRIVICEDSGKQITLTEGAAGVDALRKLNIYTNTDKKVTSFTGEEGLQNAIGDMQLLHNKILSIQADIGARTNRAELTLNRLGSDEMNFTELMSNNEDVDIAEAIMNLMNEYNVYNASLAGGARVIMTSLVDFLK, from the coding sequence ATGCGAACCACGAACAATATGTTGATTAACAATATGATGTTCTATATGAAGAGCAACTTGGAAAGGGTCAGCAAATACCAAACACAGCTGGCCACGGGTAAAAAGATAACCGTACCTTCGGATGACCCTATAGTTGCGGCAAGAGCGCTCAGGTTCAGAACCGATGTGTCCCAGGTGACCCAGTTCCAAAGCAATGCAAAGGACGCAAATTCATGGATGGATATGACTGAAGATGCCCTCGGCAAGATGGGAAATATACTGCAAACGGTTTATGATAAGGCAGTGGAGGCAGCAAATACAGGTACGCAGGGCTTTGATGAAAGAAACAGCATAAGGCAGGAGATTATGCAATTAAAGGATCAAATCATCCATCTGGCTAATTCTTCGTATGCAGGGAGATACATTTTCTCCGGTTACAGCACTGATTCAAAGCTCCTTAATGATGACGGAACTTATGCTGTGTCAGTTTCCTCACGGGAAACCGCCGTTATTACCGGGGCGTTGGTTAATATGCCGGTTACCATTGACGGAACCAATAATACTTTTGACATAAGCCTTACCGGTGGAGGGTATACTACAATTACCCTTGCGCCTAAAGCTTACACCTCCTTGGATGAACTGGCAGCGGATATACAGAACGCCATAACTACTAAAGACCCGGATAACCTTGGAGGAATAAGGGTAAAAAACAATGGCGGCAGATTGGAGTTTTCACTGCCAAACACTGTTGATTCCAATGGGAATTACCGGCAGATATATTTGCGGAAAGGAACCAACGATCTGCTGAGCGCAGTAAACATTAAGACAGATGTCATTACAGGAATAGTAATCTCCAAAAGCGAGGATATAAATTATCAGGTAGGCATTGGAGATCTGCTTAATGTAAATGCTCTGGGGTCTGAGGTTTTTGGCTCCGGAGTAAAAGGTGATATGGGTGAACTCATATTGAAGTTGAATAACTTTATAGATTCCCTGGCGTATACGGATGACAGAAGCTATATTTACGGGCAGCCCCTTAAGGCTGATAGCCTCAATCCCCTGACTTTTACCGGCAATGAGGAGTTCAGCATAACCATAGATGGAATCACCTATGACCATATAAAACTATCCGCTAAAACCTATGACGGGGATGCCGCTGCTAATCAGACTCTGGATGATCTGGCCTTGGATATTCAAACCCAGATAAATAATGCTATCGGTGCTGATGGCTATAGCGTAACTGTAAAAAATGACAACGGCAGAATTGTAATATGTGAAGACAGTGGTAAACAGATAACCCTGACGGAAGGTGCGGCCGGGGTGGATGCCCTGAGGAAGCTCAATATTTACACCAATACGGACAAGAAGGTCACCTCCTTTACAGGTGAAGAAGGATTACAGAATGCGATCGGCGATATGCAGCTTTTGCATAATAAAATATTGAGCATACAGGCTGACATAGGTGCGAGGACAAACCGGGCGGAACTGACCTTAAACCGTCTCGGAAGCGACGAGATGAACTTTACGGAGCTTATGAGCAACAATGAGGATGTGGATATTGCCGAGGCCATCATGAATCTCATGAACGAATATAATGTATATAATGCTTCCCTGGCGGGAGGCGCCAGGGTTATAATGACATCTCTGGTGGATTTTCTAAAATAG